Genomic window (Ictalurus punctatus breed USDA103 chromosome 16, Coco_2.0, whole genome shotgun sequence):
aatatttttatgtaaaccatatgtatttttttcttaaatctaaccgaccacacattccatttttttcaggCTCAACAatgtttaatgtgctctgctgctTGTTGCAAATGGTTCTGAGAGAGGTTCTCAGATTTGCGGGCTAAGCACAAGCAGATCATGGgcttcagtacaagaaacagcACCGTTTGGTTGGTAAAAGAATATATGCTGTATACAGCATATGTCCTGGCAGAACTACTGTATCTACTAGCAAGACCGGTTTGgtcaaatgaaacatgactgccccCTACTAGTCTTGTCTTTCCTGCGCCTGCAGCATGTGCGTGATAACACGTGATCCCGCATGAAATTGCAGGATCCTTTTTCATTTGAGGTGCGTTTTCAAAAGCCACATCTGTACAGTGTGGTTTGACACATTTTTTGTTGAACACATAAAACAGCCTAAAAATACAGATGAAACCGATTTTGCTTTAAAGCTTTGTTTTAAGGAAAAGATTAGTTAActacttttttaaattgctgGCAGACTAGTAAAAATTATCAGCCATGCAACCCCTACCCCATACTACCCGTTTTAAGTACACTTGAAGAGAAGTAGACTAAGTCATGTTTTATGTGAAGTATACAATATTCTCACGATACATTTttgcaaacattaaaaaaaaaattatttgttggAAAGCCATCAAATACAATTCATTTGattgcatttaaatgtaataaataaataaaggtgacTCATAAAACCACTGAGCAAACAGTATACTTTCAGAGAAATTAATTTTGTGAAGGTTGTGAGAAGCTGAAACCAACTTCTCAAGTTTAAAAGCTCACATAATCTCTGCAGTTTCATTTTGGCTGTCACATATGAATGATCCAATCACATGCTTTGTCATGTCGCATGGTCATTTGCAGATTTCACACAGCTGCCATGTGCACGACACACTGAGCAAAGCCTCCACATGACCTCTGTTGTTCGTCTTCTCTGCAATTATGTCATATTATTTGCTGAAACCACAAGAACATCATCTTTGCATTAAGTAAACTAAGGCTTTAAGGGTTCTGAGTAATAGAACGATAAACCACAATGACAAACCTGGCCTTTTCTGTTGTCAACATTCAGGTGTACCCTGAAGTTATATGAGCAGGGTGTATTTGAAAATATGCAGCAGAATTATGTGGAAAAATAGTTTTACATTTAAGTAACTATATATAGTGATGGGGCAGCATGCTGATGTAGCAAGTAGTTCCAGAGTCCCTGTTTCAATCCTGAGCTAGGGTTACTGTCAGTGTGTAGTCTTGCATGTTGTTCCTGTGTCCAtgtaggtttcctccaggttctacagtttcctcccacctctcaaaaaaCATGTCTGTAGGTGAATGGGCTAGCCTAAATTACCCTTAagtgtgaataaatgtgtgaatgtgtgtacataACCTGCAATGTTAATGGGATACACCATgacttgaccaggataaagcagttactgaagataaatgaataaatttatatttacagatcCAGTGGTGCTACAGAGACATTTTATTGACAGCTACTAAAATGTGAGGAGAACATCTGACTAGTTTAGCTGTGTCCTGCTCTGCTTGGCTGCTCACACTCTTTTGTCCTCACACTCTGTGCCTCATTATCAGCTTCACTCAATAATTGATATGAAGAAATATaagaaatattataaaaaatatttgaacatgttaaaaaacaaaacaaataaaatgctcATTACATATTAAGAATGCAcataatgaagaagaaaaatcagtATTATAATGCAATAGATATAAACAGATGGCAGAGCAATGGTCTGATGTGTGCTGtatttctctccctcacacacattctctctctatatatctctgtCGCTCACCTCATCCAGCTCCCTCCTAGTCTCCTCCTCCATCCTGCGAATGTCATCCATGTTCAGTTCAATCCAGTTGTCAATCCAGCAGAATAGTTGCCGGTGGAAATTAGTGAACAAGCGTTTCTCTTGCTGTTGGCAGAGGGAAAGaagtagaattattattattattcatacatCTTGATAAATGACATCTCAGAATGGATGAAGAAACGCCACCTTTAAGATCACCTTGGCAAAAATGGACCTTCTCATCATCCCTGCCTGACCCTCAATCAaacacaacctcactgtacagctagGCTCAACAACACTCTAGGCAACCAGGACAACCAGAAACCTTCATGTGACTTTCAACGACCATCTGAACTTTACAGACCATATTTCAACAACTACACAGTCTTGTAGGTTCGTTCAGTATAACGGCAAGAAAATTAGACCCTATGACACTGATCAGGCCACATAGCTTCTAGTCCAGTCTCTGGTAATCTCAAAACTGGATTACTAAAATGCAGTACTCCCATACCtaccagccagctccatcaaaccgcTTCAGATCATTTAGAATGCAGCAGCAAAccttgttttcaaccagcccaaaaggacccacATCACACCCCTCTTtgtctccctccactggcttcctgtagccactcgcatcaaattcaaggccttgacattcacgtacaagaccttgtctagAACGGCACCCCCATACCTCAACACcctccttgaggtttatgttcccttCCACAACCTGCAATCAGTTAACAACTGACAcctggtagtgcctactcagtggGACgtgaggtccctttccagaacctacaaagtgactgtccctcagtggtggaataaaCTTCCAACTTCAATCCGGACAGCACAATCTGTTACTATCTTCAACTACACTTAACTAACTTGTCCCCACTCAAAATAATAATCTGCACttacaccaaaaaaaatctgcacttacacctttactctgtgcactttgctcctctagcactcaattaaaaatcttgctGTTTTTAATCTTCTCTCTTGGCAtatcgctttggataaaagtgtctgctaaatgaataaatgtatacaaatgtaattgtaaatgtgttatataacagtgctatatatataaaacacatgtACTACAAGGAAAAGTTTGCTCAAAACCCACAGCAGAAAAGTGGAGATGACAAGTCTGAATCCTCATGGCTTGATATTTAAAGAACCAATAttggtgctttaaagaaccaaTATACTGTGCTCTCTGcatgggagggatggcattactctctctcccGTGTCAATCACAAAGACACTAGCCAGTCCTGgccatctgtgagctcatgtatgcataAGAAGGAGGATAGCGCTTTCTTATTTTATACTGCCCTGAAACACagcatgagcaacagtttgTAAAAATGTAGTTGGATGACTTCACATGTCTCAAAGGAACCATGTGTTAACCTCCCTGGTTGATAGTTGCCGTATGATATGGGCGAGCCACCTGGTGGGCGGGAATAGTCaagtgaccaaattggggaggaAATCCCTGACATTTTGACAGGGGATCTGTAGGTTTTACCTACAGACTACttacataattttttattcTGTTGATATTATGTTTTCTGAAATATTGGAGGAATTGCTTCAAAAATTACTTAGAATTTCATGTGTTAATTCATCTGCTCTTTGAAGACCCCATTGTTGATGTAGAGCTTGAAAGGATGCAGGCTTCGCGAAGGATCATCTGAGGCATAAACAGACATTGCCTCAGAGTTAAATGCACGAGAACTCACCTTCTGAATGAAGTTCTCCACTTTGTTTTGCAGTCCCCACCACTTGAACTTCACTGTTACCAGTTTGTAGGCACACATGTGCGGACAGTCTGTCTTTTTAGGCAGTTCTTTCTGCAaccacacatagacacacaatgtatttaaaaaaaaaaaatgtcagaataAAAGAACAGATATTAAAGTAGTATACTGTGTACCTTCCAGTCAGGCCCAAGGGGTCCTCGGGCCGTCTTGGCAGATTTAAACTTGGCCGGATCTTCATCTGGTTTGTAGTCCTGCAGAGGGCAGCATTACACGTTATTCCTCAAAATCACATTTCCACTTCTCCGATTTTACTTATTCAGCTGAAAAATGACTCAGTGGGGATATCTGAATGCACTGAACACTTGAGCCAGGTACTTCATCTGTCTGGTGATTTCTGTGCCATGAGTCCTGTCATGTACAGGTTTCTGATTTCCGGAAGCAATTTTCTTTTGAAGACTTCCTTCAGACCTTTTGAAGGAAAGGTGTGTGGGATCACCTGGACTAGGATTAAGACCTAATCAGAGCAATGTTGTCCATTGAAATCATTACATATTTAAGTCAAAACTGTTTAAAACATAGTCAAACAGTTAAACTCACCAGCTATTTAGGTACACAAAAAGcacagtacatactgtatgtagttGGTATATTATAGTGTTTTATAAGGATTTTCTCGAAATCAAAATAGTGGTTGCAAAAAATAGATTAATAAGGTTTTCTAAGAagcaaaaaacacattaaactaAAGATAATTTAGACAGAACTTAATCTGATAAAATTGCAGTACATTCTcatgatgagatgatgagatgatCTAGCTCATACTAAATGCCAGAATGTCCTTTGAAGTTCCTGCTTTGGTAAAGACAAATGAGGCTAATGGatttaaagtattttaattttttctccACAATCAATTTAATTCAGAAAGGCTAGGGAACAactaaatgttttgaaatgtttgGCCTATGTGTAGTGTTTAAAAGAGATAGCAGTGCAGCTTATTCTGTTTTGACAATAGTAAACATGAGAAAAGTCTGATATGTCTGCTTGTTTACAAGCTATTAAGTGATGcagaatttattataaaataccaCATAATAGTAGTCGGGGAACTGTCATCTTCCAATGCAGGCAAAAATAGTCAGAAGTAGAAATTGACTATTTTCTTGCAGTATCATTGATCTGTGACATACTGACATACAATCTAGTCTGTATTGATCAAGAAAAATTTCTATAAGACATGAAATGCGTATATAAGAGTAAGAAAAAAGCGCCTTCAATGAGTTTTACAATGTTGAACAAAGTAAAATTACCTCTGTGCTTTCTGGTAACTTTCCTATCTATAgtgaaattgaattgaagtcaGTTGAACCATGATGATTTTTTTGACATATGTATTTTTAGACAAGCCAAAATAAATTTCATTCCAGTTGTGCTCTGCATATTCAAGGagtttaaaatgagaaataataacattttctttcttcctttttcattCAGCCAGACAAGAAGCCTGTTTTTACCTTTGGCTCCACCTGACTTCTGTCAGCGATGTCAATATACACCACATCCACCTTCTTCCAGGTGTCAGGGTCCAGACCGTGCACCTGCACAGGCCAATCGAAACACACACTCAAAGTCACATTCAGTTCCTCTGAGAAAGCGTGACCCCAGCAGTGACCTTTCAGGCAAATAAAGAGTACTCACATTCTCCTGATGACCCATGTCAGGTTTATGCCATGTTTCTATCTTGATGAGGAAATTCTCTTTCATGTACTCGTTCTGCAGGATAAGagcattgttattattagtatacAATATATTAAATTAATCATGGTGAAGtgatatttgacatttattggtgtgtgtgtgtgtgtgtgtgtgtgtgtgtgtgtgtgtgcatgtgcagtggcctgtgtatgtgtgaggtGAAGTATAAGTGGTTATCTACTCACCGTGATTACTGTAGACAGGGAGAGAAATGACAAGGAAGGAGAAAGGACACATcagatataatatattttatagtatCTATAGTACATTTCTCTATAAAGTATATGTTCACATGCACAGTATATACtctacaaaaatatacaaaacagtttgtgtgtgtgggcatgtttaTATATCTTAGTGGAGACCAAATGTTCCCACGAGGATAACAATATCTAACAGATTTGAACTTGTAGGGAGGTTTAGCTGCCCATGAGGAAAAcctttgctgttgttgttttttttgacaatAACAcagctattattttatttataaattgaaAGATTCAAAAGGTTATTGAGGTTAAGGTAAGGGCTAGCATTACTTAGCTGCATTAATTTAATTATGtcaattaaatgtgtgtgtgtgcgtgcgtgtgcatgcgtgtgtgagCCATCATGGTAACCTCCGTTCCCTGTGCTGTAACTCCACTCCCACTCTGCTCAATCAGTTAATTATTTAACAGAGAGATAGAAgttagtgattgtgtgtgtgtgtgttacctgtgcgACAGTATGGGTATGCATTCCAGGCTTTCTCATGAATGTTAAGAGCTGAAGCTGGTGCTAGCATTCTCACAAATGATGGTACTTTactaaaagagaaaaacagcaaGACAGAAAAATGGATTGAAGAAAAGCTTGTGTGACACAGCGTGTTTCTCACATGTATTTATGATGTATGCGTATTAttataggtatgtgtgtgtgttaactcaCCTCTGCAGGTGgtagattttgtgtgtgtattggcctttttctccatctttctcGTATGGTTCATTCTTCAGGACCTCCACGCCCTCTCCTCCCCCCGTCTCATTCTTACTTGCCTCGGCTACAGAGTACAGCTGACCTACCTGGTactatacaacacacacacacaaatagaaacACTAAGACAGCAGTTTCAGCTCAATACAATGAAACAATCTTGTGATATTTGGATTAATTGCAAATACAGATACCCAAATAATACTTTTCAATTAAGAAGACAGTTGAATCTACACAAATTCAATCTCGTTATTTAATGCCATCATTCAAGTATAACTGctgtctctctcatgctctccctccctcattcTCTATTTTCTACCCTTTCGCCATTATTCCATGTAGTGCACACACAGTGCATACTGAACAAAGGTTTCTTTCACTCTTTAATCACCTCCAACATTGTGCAAAAGAGCCTAAgatcacatacagtacactaacCAGGCAagattgtttaaaaacaaatgcagaaaATGAGCATGAAgaacaaaaatgtaattgtgtAAATGAGTTCAAGCATATTAGTGAGGACTTAAGGATTTGTTACAATAAGCTGATTTCACTCTGCTGCAACACTTTGCAGTTAGTTCTAATCTTACAGGTTTTATACCAGAAAACAACATAAAAGCTCACACTGAACTTTGAGATGGTACAAAATTTACATTTCAGTACATTTCAGCAAAAGAGATCAACAATCAAATATTGCTCCTCCCACTGTGGGTCAGTCACTGAGCTACTgcaacaaaattaaaaacaaaaattctaACTATTAGGCAAGTGTATGTAGAGTTTTTATTGTGCTTCAGTTTCCATAAATACAAAAATCATATCAAAACAAATTACATTTCCATATTGTTTAACCAGGTAACATTTGAAATTGTGATATTAAACTAACAAATAAATGTGGATTTTCATGGATCATTGTGAGTTTATGAATTACATCCATCTGTACAGGGTTGTGCTCCCTTAATTTCAAACCACTATTAAACTAAAAGCACCTAGCAGTGATTCAGAATGTAATTTGGTTATATTTAGGCTGTATCCATGTTCATCCAGCCTCATTGCTCAACACATTATTTTGCTCAGATCCAATAACAGTTCAGATTATCCATATATATTATAAGTGTAAACAGACCTCTGTCATGATCCAATCTGCAAGCATACATTTTCCAAATCAATAACATGCATGGTCCACTAATTTGTGAGGCAATCAATAATTGTGGtagcaataaaataaatgacctAACAGCACAAGATTATATACTTTGAAGGTTGGCTGACACTGGACttataaatactgtacatcagtGTATTTGGACATACCAGTGCCAAATTACTTTCTATACCATTAATCAAGTATGAGAAGACATTATAGTATGATACTAGAGCTGCAAGTATAgactatttttgtttttgaatatcCGGATGAACAATGGCCAGGATATTAAAAAATTCTATATGAATAAGAAAAGCTCAAGATTGTTTTTTACATTGATTTCATAAATCCCATCAACAGAATACAATCTAAATAAAAGGTTAAGACTGAGTTTTTAATCCgcattttttttacagcctAATAAAAGAATTTGTGTCCTTATGTGGGGACTTGCACATGGTGGTTTGTACCTTTGAACCTTTTATTTAGATTGTATTCTGTTGGTAATAATGATAAATGAGGTTCATATTTGTACCAGAGCATGCACTAAATGCTATTGTCTCTGTAAACAATGCCTTCAGAGATAGAGTAGGATGCTGTCAGTTACTTGCATTTAATTCTAGACTTTCAGCACTGCAAACTTACAGACCAGATTTATAGAAAACTTCCAGAATGCACCTGCTCTTAAGACTGTTACTGTCACCatgaagtatttaaaaaattgtagcATGTACTTAATTTTTGGGGACTTCAATAATATCAGTTGTTTTTCCTATTACAATATGGTTAAATATTCTTTTACCAATGGCTAGGTTAATGTTAGGTCAACATTATGGAGCTCTTACTTGAGGTCTCACCAAGATGTGCTCTTGCAAGTTGTGCTATTGTGCCATTTAATTTTTTCCACAAGAGGAACCAAGAGGAAAAGGATTTTACCAAAccacattttaataataacactgtcaataattctaaatgtttgaccattttctaattaatttaatattttaactttatttaagtACTGACCTAAAATGTATCAATATTTTTTGCAGCCCTACCTTCTTGGGAATATACATGCATGCCAAAAACTTCTAACAAAGTAACATACTGGCATATTACATTTCCATTAAGTACCTCTGTCATGCAGCCATCTTTCCCTGGTACCATCTCAGCAAGATACCAGGTTGGTGCTGGTTCCAAAGGACACAGAACCATGGCAGTTATCCAAGGTTCTTGTAAACACAATTACGTGTGTTTAACTagagatttatttttcataatttccAAGGGGGGTGACAATCACCTGGATAACCTATGCCAACAATGTCATGAGGAACAGGACTCATTTTAAAGTAGAAATGAGTGAAAAGGGTACAGTAGGGAATGTACCAGGCACAAAACGAAATGCTCTCTAGGTTCACCCTCATAGAACACTGCAAGGAAAACTGATTGATTCACAAAACTGCTCAATATGACCTTGGGCAGGAATCCCAGATTCAAGGTCAACCTAGATTCACCTGCCTTACTGCCAGAGCATGcaatttttccccctctttttgcCAAAGTGATCATCAGCAAATTTCAGTTTTCAGAAGCAGTCCTTTCAGTTCCATAGTCTTGTAAGAAGGGGCCTTAAGGGACTCCAGCAAATAAGGGAGATAACACACAAGCCTTTTGGCAGATTGCAGCACCTTGCCCCATTGGGAAAGACTGTAATAAGCTTATTAGACCCACCACCTAAGGGTATACAAGGCATGTATACTAGTGGCTTTAAGATTCAGGAGTGTTTCCTGGACTGCTGGGGTACAGTTGGCCAAACCCACAAGGAGAGGTGACCTTTATGAGTGGCAAATCGTTCATCCATTTGGGACAGCAGACCTGAAGCCACCATAGTGATCTGACCACAAAAAGCAGTAGTGTAAAACAAGGTATTGCCTACCACTTCAGGGCAACAAGCAAGACTCTGTGGCTTATGACTCTGTGGATACAGAATTCTATGCAATGTGGGAAGAATCAGCTTTGAAGAAGGAAATGTGTACAGTGGATGGTAAGATAGTCCGAACGAACAGTCCAGCTCTGCCAGGAAAAACCCAAATCTGCAATGTATTGACATGACATTGGCATTATGCAGATCACCTGCATGTTGCCAAACATTTCCCAGATACTGGCTACCAATTCTGGGTGCTCGTCTCATTGAGACAAGGACATATTTTGGTTTGTGGCCTTTGTGGCAGATGAATTATATGACTTGCTTCAGTGTTATGCACCTCATTTCTGAGTTCACCCTTGAGACCAAGCCATAATTCTCCTTGATGGGGGCCAATAGAAGCTACTTGCATACAACTTTAAATCACCCATGGTGCTAGAGAGAGGCTGAATGGATTGGCTTTTAATTGGATTGTCTGACCCTGGAAGAGCACAAGAAAATAAGCATTGTGCTTGTCCACCTACCTGTACCGTCCTGTAGTTGAATGGCTTGAACTTTTGACAACTTCAGTATATTAAAAAGAACCAGATTAGTCCATAGTTGGACAGATTGCTCTGGTGCTAACAGTAAGACAGTAATGTATTGGCACTGTGTGCCACACATGGTGCAATATTGTAAGTTATCCATAGAAAATCAACATTACTTCTGCATGTATCAGTGCGCATCCTGATGTAGTGCTagcagggagaaagagaggtaAGTGTTGCTTACCAAGCAGAAAGGAAAAACTACACACTGGAGGTCATAGCAAACTTCATGAACAGCTTGGTGAGTGGTAGATAATAAGTTTTCATGGACTGTTCTAACAAAAATATGCTAgtattgtatataaaatttacTCACCAAGGTAGAACAGATGAGATGTGAGGATACTATCCCCAGCTTTAGAGGACAGGAAAACTATAGCTCCAACTGTACTCACTCGCTGCCAAGTGGATAGCTATGGTCTGATATATGAGACGTGAAGAAGAAATGGAAAGATGCAAATAGGGCATCATACTCTCCTATGTGAAATTGTTGAACGATCTTGGTATCCAAGTGATTCTCACAGCATTTGGTGGTTAtaatggttaaaaaataaaacacagttgTGCTGCTGAAATCAGGCAAATATCTCAATGAACTTAATtaaagaagagaaaataaatatttccataTATAACAATGTCTGTCTTCCAACAAAGATGGAGAAGGAAATTGCAGATTCTGCAGCTTTAGAGAAGGAAACGTCTCACTTCTAGAAAATGTGGACATTCAAATTTTTGGACCCGCAATGAACATTTATTGTGAGTCATATATTAAGCTCACTTAATTTAGTGCTACACTGTATTTTGTAATCCCAGAATTTTAGCTTACATTTCTATGCAGTTTCTTGTTAGCTtctatttaaatgtttgttcATGTGAAAAACACCCATGTTATGAtgtaatatgtttttttgtctcAACAAATAGATCTGTTTATGTATTGTTTACCTGTTAGTTAAAGCATACAAACCAGCAGACCTTCATCCCGCCCCCCCTTCTCAAGACAATGTGCGTATCAGACGTGCATGACACTGCGATTCAGTTGGTACATCAAAATTCAACAGGAGACTAGCAACGGCAACTTTTTTTGAGGTACAGTAAGTAAATTTTTAGATAATAACTCGataataaaaacaccacacTTAGCAATTTAGGATATTGGATGCCTAAAAAAGTATGCTTTTTTTGTATCTAATGTGTTAACGTTAAATGTTTAAACGTTAACGCTacacattattttaacttacaAGGGTATAGTAACATTAGTTGGTCAGGCTAGCGAGCTGTCAAGTAATGGTAGAGCTAGCCTTGACACCGAACTGAACACTCAGTCAAAATGACGGAGCTCTAATATTATCGATAAGTTAAGACAACAGCTTACTGATGTTAGATAACATTATCAAGAGCGTACAACTACCAACTTTTGGGTACGTTTTATTTCTCCCATTCACCGGCTTTCTTGCTACCACCACTCGCTCTCTTCATTAGCTGTCTAGCTCGCTCAACTACCACtgctctcgctgtctctctctctcgctccgtACTGTCAGCTCGCTCtgtcatctttttaaaaattagtcAGGAAGCCGACAACAAGCCTGactttaattttaatgttaTCTTTGTACTCATGGCAGGGTTGTGCAGCTCTAATCAGTCTGATTAGACAGTCTCCAAGTCTGATTAGACAGTCTTCATGACTGTCTGCTGCTGCAGACAGTCATGGAGCAGACACtttgtttatataattgtaGCGTCCATCTTCAAACTAAGTATTGATAACACGCTTATCAATAAGCATACCCCTACAGACAGGCACTGGAAAAGATTTTTTCCAAGCCAAGGAAAATTAAATGTTCCAGCAAGCAATGCCAACTATGCAAATAGGcacatttgaaaatgtattccataatgtaaagttatttattttgaatagttattttattttgacatgTTCATCAAAAAGCAGAgtctgtgttttgttctttaatatattttgaaaatggaaaatgtattttaatatgtagCTATTTATTTCTTAATAGTTATTTATGTTGacatatagttatttattttgactagttatttatttgtttgcaataaatatttattcataaaccTTTGTTTGACTAGTTTATTACTGAACACACGCCGCGCCAACCACCACCACAAGTAAATTGTCAACCCATGGGAAACACTGTTATATATATTGACTTTGTGTCTGCACTCAGACTGGAACAtgtaaatttactgtaaaatttAGAAACTTTTACGATTTTACAAACTTTTACAATACAATTACAATCCATAGAAATAAGTGACTGATAGATACAGATAAGGCcagcttttgatctttttgcACCTATTATTGGCACTTCTGTGCTGATAGATGTGTGAGTGCAGGAGCCAGTAGTGATATGCACAAGGAAAGTGTGATGAAAATATGGAAGGATAATGCATGAATTCTGAAGTGATTATTCTCATTATGGTCATGCATCGAATATATAActgagattaaaacaaaacatataagAAAGTGTTATTTTTAGAAAA
Coding sequences:
- the pitpnab gene encoding phosphatidylinositol transfer protein alpha isoform, encoding MLIKEFRVILPISVEEYQVGQLYSVAEASKNETGGGEGVEVLKNEPYEKDGEKGQYTHKIYHLQSKVPSFVRMLAPASALNIHEKAWNAYPYCRTVITNEYMKENFLIKIETWHKPDMGHQENVHGLDPDTWKKVDVVYIDIADRSQVEPKDYKPDEDPAKFKSAKTARGPLGPDWKKELPKKTDCPHMCAYKLVTVKFKWWGLQNKVENFIQKQEKRLFTNFHRQLFCWIDNWIELNMDDIRRMEEETRRELDEMRVKDPVKGMVALED